The segment AACTTCTATTTGTTGTGCAGAACCAACAATGGCAAAAGGTGAAAATCCGGGGGTTGTGGCTTCAAAGTAGATATATTCCATATCTTCGTTGAGTATCGTGGTAGAAAGCTGTGTCCATTTTCCATCATGATTCCTGCATAATGTTATTGTTGTTTCATCAATATCATTTTCAACGATCCATGACTTGCTGACCCTGAACCCAATGACCGGGTCCACAATATTGGTCTCTGTTGCAAAACCTGCTTTCCCAACCCAAATATTCATGTGCTGATAGGCCATGCCTGGTGGATTTTCGGTAACAAGTGTTGATTTTCCGTTAAGGACTTCGATAGTTGCTGATACTCTTCCTGAGTTCTTCAATGAATAGAATCCAATGTACTCGATCTTGTCATCTTCCTCTTCGAAGTGATAGATAATCTCTGAATCTTTATTGGTAAATATGGTCTTCACTTCTTTCAGTGCAATATTCCCGAAGGCTTCACCGGTGTTGCCTGAACCTCCTCCGCCGGATGAAGATGAGCTGGTTTTACGTGGAGTACTGGGGAGTGGGGGTATATCAATCGTGAAATTAACCATTGCTGATCCCACATTGCCTACTGTATCGTTGGCGAACACGGTGACATTATGTTTACCTTCTGGCAAAGTTAGTGTAATGTTTGGGGTAAATGTATGATTGCCTGTGGAATTGACGTTGTACATCCAGGTATTTACTTCTAAATTTGCAGACACGTTCAGGAAGATCGAACCTGTGCTGTAATTGTAACCTTCCTGCGGTTCATCTACCGTTATGCTGAAAACAGGTCTGTCAAGGACAGTAATATTCGTTGAATTTGTTACACTACAATTGCTTGCCAATATTGTAGTGTTGCCCGTAATGTGTGCGGTAAAGAGTCCTGAGGTTGCATTAATGGTACCAACAGTCTCATTCTGACAACTCCAGACAACATTAGCATCAATTGGATAATTATACTGGTCGAATGCTTCCTCGTTGAATTGCAAAGTTTCTCCTGCATATATGGTATCATTTACCGGATCAAGTATGATCTTTGCAACATGCGGCTCATCAGTAAATGCCTTGATGCAGATGCTTGTATTTTCATATGATTCCGTTATGTCGGACCAGGAGGTGCCATTCGGACTTACATATCCTTCACCGGGATTGGCTGTTGCTTTGCTACTGTAGTTTGGTCGTTGTTTCTCTATTGCGACAAGATTGGCATAATCCGGGTCAGTGAAATTGATCACAACGGAAAAATTCTGATTAGGTTTGAGTATAACAGTTTCACTCAGATCGAGCGTATGGTATCCTGCATACTCAAAGGTACCGGATGTGAAATATTCATATCCGGAAGAGTTGATGGGTCCTTTATCCGGATTTATATATATGTATAGTTCATAGTCCGTCATCTCATCCGGTGTGTAGAAACTGACTGCATTTAGATATTCGTTGGAGCCTGCTGTAAAAATGTTTGCAGCCCATGAAACATTGATAGTTTCATTCTCATATCCCATGCTATCTGTATATCCCAATGGGTCGTACTGGTAGATATTATCGTAATTATCCACCTCCTCCGCACTGACAAAGACTGCTATCTGATCCATGTCACGATTAAATGTTTGTTCATAATACGAGATATAGAAATACCCTTCATCACCAACACTGGTGTTCCAACTGTTCTTACAGATAAAAGCACCGTCTCCAGGAGGTATGATATTAAAATTTTCTTTTGGATACGAATCGTTCCAGCCCACCAGGGCAACAGCGTGACCTCCTACATAATTAGTCTCATTATAATAGTAAGTCAGAGCGTTGTCATCAAATCCAGTCCAATTGACAGCAAAAGAAGAGTATACTGCTCCATATTTCATGACTGCATTTTTCAAAAAATCATCATCATGTGAAGTTTCATAATCCCTATCTGGAAGGTAGATGACCTCTTGAACATGTTTTCTTTCAGGGATGCTGGTATCAGAATAAATTGATGTGTCGTTATATGGGTCATCGGATTCATTTACCGGCCCGGTCCAGCGGGTCAGGTATGCTAAGGCTTTATTGCAGTTTCCACCATCGATATTGGGGTCCTGATCATATCCTTCTGAATAATTCTCTGACATTATGTTCTTAAGATGGTTCTCGGAAAAGTCATAAAATCCGCTATCGGGGATCATGCATGATTCTAGAGATGCATATGCAGCAAATGCCCAGCAGCTTCCTGATGTTGCCTGATTCCTTACAGGAGTTACCCTGCTCTCATTGCGAAGGTCGTAATATGAAGGTAAGGTTTCTTCAGATGCTGATAAAAAGAAAATATCATTTGCATCGGATGAATAGGTCCTGTATATATGTGAATTGTCAACCGGGGATGGAATTAGGCCATTTACAGGATATCTTTCTTTTATTGATTCGCCTGTGCTTAGCGATGATGATTTTATGAAGTCCTGCCTATCCTCGTTTTCTTCCAGTTTTTCCATATACTCAATGAATGCCGGATTAAGGGGGGCCAACTCTGGTGCTGGAATTATAGTTTCATTTATTGCAGGTGAATTATCGTCTGAAGGAATAGCAAGTGCAACATTAGCTATACAAAATATTAATATTGTCAGTGTAATTATTGTAACAGGTCGCATAAGAACAAATCCTGATTGTTGGAAAATTCAAAGGGAACATATATTGTTGGCTAATTCCGAACTTGGTAATATAATATTATTAAAATATAATTGGTCAAGTCGGTAGCTACACATAGTAAAAATAATAGTATTTATATATTATTATAGCTGCTTATAAAGTTCAGAATACATATATAGAAAAATACAAAAGAGTCACATTTACTTGTGTTTTCTCTTTCATGGATATTTTCCTGGTCAAACGTTGTTCTTCCTCTCAAAGGCTATGCTGTGTCAGCCCGAATCCGCGATCCTTGCTCAGGTTTATGCTCTTTGGTCGGTAGAGATCCCCTGCTTTCCAGGAATTAATGGCTTCTTGTACCGTACCATCAGCACCCACGAAAATATCAATGTCATTCTTGTTCAGCAGGTCAACGATCTTCTGACCGACCCCGGAACACAGGACGATATCAACTCCATTCTTGACCAGCAGTTCATGTGGAAGCCCCTTCCCGCCCACGTGGACACTCGTGTTCTCAATGATCTCAACTTCTTCTGTTTCGCTGTCGTAGATCGTATATGTTGCAGCCTTTCCGAAATGGAGTTCGATGTCATCATCCAATCCGCCTTTTTCCGTGCTGGGTATAGCAATTTTCATATTCTCACCTTTTCTCTGAAAGAATATGTTCTCACTGTTTGATATACTTCTGCATCATGTAAACTTTCAGTCATCTGGAAGTGCACTATCGGGCAATTCAGAGCTTGAAACGGGACCCTGCTGGAATAGGCACAAAAGCATTCGGAAATTTTGTTCTGATGGTATCAATATTCGATGTGCAGTGTCCTGCACCTATGAACTCAAGTCCTTCCAGCAGATCGTATTCCTGGCTATCATGCAATCCCCCTATGATGCCACTGACATTACCCTCGTTTTCTGCTGCTCCTATAATGGCCTCTAGTCCCGGATGTGCACAGCCTGTGATTACATATATTCCGGTGGCCGTTTTGAGCATAAGTGACTGCTCCTTCGGGTTATTTCCGAGTTCACCTGTAGAAAAGACGTTGTTGCATATCCTGCATTTTTCGGTGACCTCGTGCAAAGTTGAATGAGCTGACATCTCATTTTTAAGTTTCTCTGAAAATGATGCAGGAGCATAAATTTCGAGGTCAGGGTTAGCATCCAGTATTTCCGGAACACCTCCGATATGGTCCCAGTGCTGGTGGGAAAGTACAAGGATGTCGATATCCTCGATCGGGATGCTAAGTACTGAAAGATTGTTCCTTAAAGCACAACCGTTCCATCCGGTGTCGAACAGTATTTTCCGGTCTTCGGTTTCGATATAACTGGAAAATCCCCAGCCCTTTTTGAGGCCAGTCTTTGCTTCATTGTCATAGACGATGGTAATTTCCATCACATTTTCTCCAAGCCGAAACGTTTCTTCAGGTAATATCCGGAATAAAGTGCTCCTGCAGGATTATGTGTGAGTACCCGGTCCTTTACAATGAATGTAGTAACAGGTGCTTCAGAATGCTTGTTGAACAATATATCATGACCCATGCAGAGTCCTACGATGATATTAAGTTCGGTACCTGCGCGGTTGAGCATCATTGCCTGTGCAATGGGGTTGCAGGTAGTTTCCCTGCCGTCTCTGATCTTGTCCAGTCCGTATTCTTCCTTGTCTACACCACATATCTTGCAGCAGACGGATTCAACAATGAAGTCCTTTTCAAGTATCTTACAAAAGGTCCTGGCCTCGTTCTCAAGGCCCACGCAAAAAGCGACTCCAAGCTTACGATATCCCATCTCTTTTGCAAAAAGGACCAGCTCTTCAAGCCTTGTTTTCTCCATGTAGAAGTTCGCCTCTATCTTTGAAGCTGCCTTCATCATCTCAAGGTCTTCTGAAGCATATTCTGGTTGTACTTCTCTTGGAGTGCAATCTTTTCCCTGTCTGCATCTTCTTGTATCACAGGACGCACATTTCATGACCTGTTCACCTCTTAAAAGTTAATCTGTTTTCCGGATCATTGATCTTCACAGAGCTTTGACCTTACCTTTCTCCAGATGTTCCGGAGTTTTTCTGAGAACTCATTGTCTTCATATTCAATGATGGTCTTTTTGCCGATCATCGCTTTGTTCGGAACTGTATCATATGGAAGCTTTCCTGCTACCATTATGCCATTTTCCTCGCAGGAACTTTCGATCTGCTTTGTGTTCCCTTCATTGATGTTATATTTATTAATACAGACGATTGCCGGTATCCTGAAGTGGTCAGTTACCTGTATGATCCTTTCCAGATCGTGTATTCCGGATAAGCTCGGTTCTGTGACAATAAGGGCAAGGTCTGCACCTGTAATGGCTGCTATTACGGGGCATCCGGTTCCGGGGGGTCCATCACATATTATAAGCTCGGCTTCATTCTCATTGGCAAGTGATGCTGCATGTTCTTTTACTGCAGTTACCAATTTTCCGCTTGCTTCTTCCCCGATCATGAGCTCTGCATGTACCATTGGACCATATCTGGTCATGGAATTAAAAACACTTCCGGAAGGGTTATTTATCATCTTGATAGCATTTTCAGGGCAAACATATTCACAGACCCCGCAACCTTCGCATTTGCAACTGTTTATGGAATGGTCTGTATGGATAGCATCAAAATTGCAATTCTCGATACATATATTGCATCCGGTACACTTTTCAGAATCGATCTGTGCGATTTCCATTCCGTAGAAGTCGGAGGTATCGATTATCTCAGGCTCCAGGATCAGATGCAGGTTCGGGGCATCAACATCACAGTCAGCAATTATGGCATTCTCTGTCATTGATGCAATTGCAGCGGTGATAGTGGTCTTCCCTGTTCCTCCTTTACCGCTGATGATCACAAGTTGCTTCATGTTTCTATCTCCCTGCTATATCTGTCCTGTATCGAGCTGTAGAGTTGTATGAACTTCTCTTTCCAATGTCCCATTTCCTGCACAAATGGTATCCCTTCCGAATACAATTGCGCTATCTTTGTGTCATGGGGTATCTTCATCAGTATCTCTACATTTTCGTTCATGCAAAATTCTTCAACACTATTATCACCACTACCACTTCTGTTGATGATTATCCCATGTGGGATCTCAAGTGTTCGAACTACTTCCACTGCCAGCTTCAGGTCATGCAATCCAAAAGGAGTGGGTTCTGTAACAAGGATGCAGTAGTCAACATCCTCAAGTGTTGTCAGGACCGGACATGCGGTTCCTGGCGGTGCATCAATGATAGATGTCTTCCCAGGATCGATGTTCTTCTTAAGCTCACTGATCACAGGTGATGCCATAGTTTGTCCGATGTCCAGTAAACCTTCGTAGAGTTCAGGGCTTTTTTTATCATCTCCGGAAGTTTTTCTGATGATCCCTGTGACTATCTCATGTTCCTGTATGGCTCCTTCAGGACAGACCATAATGCATCCTCCGCAGCTGTGGCATAATGTCGGGAAAGTCAGGATCTTGTTCGGGATGGTTGCGATCGCGTTGAAACGACAGAAGTCAGAACATTTCTTACAATATGTGCAGTTCTCTTCCACAATTTCGGGGATCATGGATGATACTTCTGTGAGCTGATCCAGTTCCCTATTGAGGAACAGGTTGCAGTTTGGTTCTTCAACGTCACAGTCTATTAACTGAGCGTCCTGAAGCGAAAGGGCAAGGTTCACAGCTACGGTAGTTTTACCGGTACCGCCTTTTCCGCTTGCTATGGCGATCTTCATAATATCATTCAGTGTTGGTGATCATGGTCGTGATCGTGTCCCTGGCAGACATTTTCACTGTTTGGACTTGCAAGGTTGCCTTCTTTCCAATCGCTGATCGCTGTTTCTACAGTTCCCTGTGCTCCAACGAAGACCTCGATCCCAAATTCCGAGAACATGTTAACAGCTTTTGTTCCAAGTCCTCCACAAAGCATTACATGGACACCTGCTTCTGATAGTAGTTCCGGTGGCAGTCCAACGCCTCCGTTGTGCTGGCTTGTGTTCTCTACGATCTGGACATCATTTGTTTCTGTATCCAGTACAGTATAGGTCGGAACCATTCCAAAGTGCTGTCCGACATTATCTTCCAATCCACCATTTTTTGCAGAAGGTACGCATACTTTCATCTTTTTACCTCTCGTATATATTTGAATTTAATGTATTATGCTCATATACGATGAAGTATTTAAAGCCAATGGGAAACGTTAATATATTTATTCTCATCTGTACATTTTCATCTATTGGAAAACACTTTCTGGAGTATTCCTATTTCCATAGGGCTGGATTTTGGGATCTGAAGTCCTTTAGGTCCTAATGGGTCCCGAAGATAGTTCATTTTTGATTTTAAAGGATGCCGATAAAAATTAATGAATATGGGGTAGGCTCAGAGTGAAGCTCAGAATAGAATCAAGCCAGAGAAAAAGTTCAAACAGAATTAATTTGCAGAAGGATAAAATACGGACAAAATGAAGTTCAAATGCTTAATGAATTAAAAAAAAGAAATTAAAGAAAAAAAGAATTGGACAATTAGTATGTCCAAGTCTTTGCTACTTCGATCATTGCCTGGAGGTTCTCGGTTGGGGTCTGGCTTACGATACCACAGCCAGGTGCGAGAAGTCCCTTGCCATCGAGTTCCTTGAGTACTCTCTCGGACTCTGCTTTGACGTTTGCGACGTCTGTGTTCCAGAGGCAGTTGACTGGGTCGAGGTTACCTACGATGAGTGCTTTCTCTACCTTGCTGACTGCTGTTGCTGCGTTAACGTTCTGGTCAACACTGATTGCTGCTACACCACAGGTTTCCATGAGTGCAAGACCTTCGGTTGTGTCACCACAGATGTGGAGTACAGCTGGTACACCACGCTCTTTGAGTGCGTCAATGAGCTTCTGGTGGAATGGTACTACGAACTTTGCGTAGAAGTCTGCACCGATAAGCTGGTAGCTTGCGGTTGGGTCAATGATGGAGAATACGCTTGCGCCACTGTCGACCTGTGCGAGTGCGTATTTGATTGAGAATTCGGTTGCGAATTCCATGATCTCAAGACCGTATTCTTCCTTTGTCATGATGTCCATGAACCAGGAGTCACCGGTGATGTGCTGTGCGAGGGAGAAAGGACCGATCATACTTCCGATGATTGGGACTTCTTCTCCATATTTGTCAGCGAGGATCTTGATTGCTTCGAGGACGATGGAGATTCTCTTGCTTGTGTCTGTGACGTCGTATCCTTCGAACTGCTTGAGGTCATCGAGGCTGTTTACAACGTGGCTGATGACGGATGGCTGCTGTACGTCTGTACCGTCTTTGATTCCACAGCCGAAGAACTCTGCTTCTGCGGTGATGTCGAATGGTACACGGACTGCTTCGAAACCGACAACTGTGTGACCTGCTTCTGCGAGTCCTGCAAGCTGTACAGCATCATAGTTTGCTTCTGGCCAGAAGATGTTTACTGCTTTCATCTGGTCTACTGTTCCGGTCTGTGTGACACAGATAGCTGGCATCCTGTCAACTTTCTCTCCATTCAGTACGCGAATTAATCTTTCCTTCTGTGTGTATTCGGACATTTACATTCTCCTTAATTTAAATCCTTTATAATCGCTAGAAAGGTACATACGCTATGTATTTGCCATATATATACCTTTTTGTTTGGAAAAAATCAACTGCAATAGTCGCATTAGACAAGTATTATGGATTTATTATGTTGATTTCGGGCATGTTTTTAGCAGGCATTTCTTCCTGCCAAAACATAACTCCTTTTTCACTAACTTCTTAGAAAACTGAATAGAGCATTGCTGCTACTCCAATTACCAGTGGTTCCATTACAAGGTCGATATCATACTTTTCAACAAGTTCATCCGGTAGGGCGCATGGGATCCCGGGTGTTGATACAAGACAGCGTTCTGCGATCATTCCTTCTGATATGGTATTTGCATTTGGTGTTGCCTCAAAGACCATTGAGAACTTCCTCGGTTTGTCAACATCATATGCCTTCACACCAAGCTCTTCAATTGCCTTGTTCATGAAATCGGTGTTCGGATCACAAGCATATACGTTGAATCCCTTTTCTACAAGATGTGACGCGCCGGCATAACCCACACGTCCAAGGCCTATGACCAGTACATCCTTTGAATCGGCATGCTTGTACCTTGAAGCTATTTCCGAGTAGATCACGCCGGTGCATACATGGTTGGTTGCTATCTTACCATTCCTAAGGTTGTGGGCAATGAAGATATGGTCATCTGCCATCAGTATTATGTCCGCACCACCTGCCACTGCCTGATGGTATCCTGTTATGTCAGGATGCTCGGCAATAAAACCTTCAAGTCCGAAATATTCGGTTATTGCAAGCAAGGATGCCGAGAAATTTCCGATTATGCCGTTGCCGGAAGTTATGGGTACGATCCCTACTTTCTGTTTCTCTGGGGTTGTACCATAGACTGCCTCGCATATCTGTGCAATATCCATTCCGGTGGCTTCTTTGATGATGTTATTGTTCATGTTGAGCTTGTTCAACAGGTCTTCCAGGTCTTCAGGTGTCAATAGTGCCATAGTGATTACCTCTTACAATCCATAATGTTGTCCGATATATGCAATTCCTCTGCTGCGTGTAATTTTCACTTCATCTTCATCAATGCCTTTTGAGATGAGTGTGAATACAGTATCCTTTCCTTCAGATCTGAATATTTCAAGTCCGTTCTCCTCATGGAACAGGTCATAGCTGTTTCCCATGGACAGGACGTGTTCTCCAACGGGTATAAGTTCCCCATCTTTCAGTAATAAGTGCTCAAAGATGCAGTATCCTTTTTCAGGTGCCTTTTCTATCTCAGTTACACCATCAGTAAAAGCCTGCATCAGCATCTCTACAAGGTTGATGCCACTTGAATGGTATACGGCCGTTGGTGTCTGGCTTGGGAAACGGGCATCGATCTCGAGAACTTTAAGTCCCCTGTCGGAAGCTATTGCCTCTACATCCATGATACCTTTCAGGTTGAGGTTGGCAGCAAGCTGGTATGATATCTGCCTGAATTCAGGGTCGTGGTCGATAGGCGTAATCATATGACAATCGTAGGTATCATCGATATGTACCTTTGTTTCCTTCACCACTGCAAAATGCTTGCCATCACCGATTATCTCCAGTGATACAACATCGCCTTCCAGGTATTCCTCGATAATCATGGAAGGTTCGATCCCTTCAAGTTCACTATCGTCGTAGATTATCTTGGTTCCAATGCTGCTGCTTTCACAGGGAGGTTTTACAAAATATGGTGGTTGGGATGGTTTGTCATCCGGAGTTGGTATCCCGATGGATACAAAATATTCCTTGGACCTGTTCTTGTCCATACTGATGTGGTATGCATCAAAATCAAAAAGAACGGGACAATCCAGCTTGCTGCTGATATCCCTTATGAAGTTCAGGGTATTAAGGTTCTCATTTACCGGTATTATGGCATCGACATCCCTTGAGATGTCGATAAACCTTTCCGGTTCCTGAATTATGTCAAAACAGTAGAATTCGTCAACAACATTGCGGATAAGTGGCTTCTCGTTCCGGTCTATCAGAACAACGTCCATCCCCGCTTTCCTGGCAAGGTAGTTCACTTCGAATCCCTGTAGCTTGCCTCCTATTAAACAGATCGTCGTCATCCTATCGCCCCAACAACTTCTCGAACTCGCATTGTTCTGCGGGCTCCATGCCCATTGTCTTCAGTCTGGCGATGACGCTCTTAACATCCCTGTCCCTTTCGGCATGTTCTCTGTCGTAGTTAACGACACCTTCGAGGGATGAGTTGGAAGATATTATGGATGTGACAACGTTTGCTCCTGCGTTGAGCCTGTGAACCATTCCATCGATACCCTCAAGGTCAAGTGATGCCGGAATAAGCTTGTCCGGGTAGAGAAGGCGGAGTATGGATATTATCTTCAGTTCTGATGAGCTGTCCTTTATTTCCTTTCCTTCCAGTGGTGTTCCATGCTGTGGGAGGAATGTCATGACCCGTACCATATCCGGATCGGATGTTGCCAGTCCTCTTAATGATATGATGGTGGATTCAATGTCCGGTTCGACCTCTGTCAGGATACCATCCTCAACACAGTAGCCGATCCTTTTAGCATGGTTCCTTGAATTGATCCTGCCTTCAAATGATTGCTCAACCCTTAGTTGCTTGTACAGTTCCATGTCATATGTTTCCTGATACAAGGCAAGGAAGTTGGCACCGTTGTCCCTGAGCATTTCAAGGGTATCATCGTCAACAACTCCGGGGGATATCATGATCGGCTTTCCGACCTCTTCCCTCACGGTCCTGACAAACTCTGCCAGCCGTTCAGGTTTGTTGTGGAAGTATGGGTCTTCTCCCATTGTGAGGTCGACCATGTGTACATCTTCGGTCTTGATCACCTGGCAGATCTTCCTGATGTCTTCTACGCTAAGACGGTATCTGTCAATTTCATTTGCATTCCGATAGTAACAGAATGTGCATTTGTTCTTGCAGTATGTAGAGAAGTACACAAAGCTGTACATGAACACCTTATTTCCGAAGAAATTGTCCCTGATACGTCGTGCTACATAGTGCAGCTTTTCAATTTCATCAGGACTTTGTGTCTCAAGAAGTCTCCTGATATCATCATCGGATAACTGTGCCCCGTCTATGATCTGCTCTGCATAGTTGTCAAGGTCTTCGTTATCCATGTTCTTAAACAAGATATTCACCTCACAGATTAGTATTGATTCCGTTGTAGTACAGTTCGGACCTGCTTGCACGGCGTATGTTGGTGTAGTCATGCTTGACCTTAAGCAATCTTTCCAATCCGAAACCTGCTCCGATCCATGGTTTGTTGACTCCCCATTCTCTGTCAAGAGGAATAGGTCCGACAACTGCCGAGGAAAGTTCCAGGTCACCATGCATAATGTCGATGGTATCTCCATAGACCATGCAGTCATCTGCTTCTATCTGATACTCTATGCCCAGGTACTCGAGGAACTCACTTATGATGCCTTCCAGTTCTTCTCTGGTGCAGTTGGATCCCATCTGGCAGAAGTTCAGCATCGTGAACTCTTCCAGGTGTCTGCTGCCATCGGATTCCTTACGGTAGCATGGTCCTATCTCGAATATCCTTATGGGGTCCGGAAGTACCTTGTCCAGCTTGCGCAGGTAATTGTACAGGCAGGGTGCCAGCATTGGTCGCAGGCACATGTTGTCTCCTACACGGAATATCTGCTTGTAGAGATGATCGTCCTTATCGATACCCATTCTTTCGACATATTCGAATGGTATCATTATCGGGGATTTGATCTCAAGGAAACCTCTTTCCACGAAGAACGCGGTTATCGTCCTTTCAAGTTTACCGAGGCGATCTTCCCTGTCCTCTTCATACATCGATATGAGGTCGTTGCGCCTTCTTTGGATCAGTTCCTTTTCAAGATCCTTGAATTCCGGTAATTCTCCCTGCACCGGGATCTTGTCATCAGGCGCCATCAGTGTCTTCAGCCTCTCGATCTGGGAAGGTGAATATTTCACTTCCGGCTTGTTGTTGTCTTTTGCTCCTTTGTTCTCAGGTGTGGCAGGGGCTGCTTCACTTGCAGTCGTCGGAGTTGGTGTAGAAACTGAAACGGATTTAACAACAGCTTGTTTTGGCTTCTTGGGAGTAGGCTTCTTTGTGGAGAACACACTAACGGTCTGTCCTCTCTCTTTGAATGTTTTTTTGACAAAACGATTGATCTGTTCATCACTTGGACGACAGCGCTTGCAAGGTTTGCGGTACTTATTGTTCCTTAGGGATCTTGCAGAACGGCTGGATCTGGAATTTCTTACTGTAAACCGTGCCCCACACTCGGTTTCAATATGAATATGATTCCTTGTGATATCAAAGTCTCTTATCCCATGAAGTAATCCGCTTCGCGATAGCCAGACTCCGTTGAGTCCGACCAGAACATCCAGTAATTGCTTTTCCATAGGCCTATGCTCCTATTGCGAAGTACTTCATATTATCATCATCCTTTACTCACGCACGATGTTTGTCACATCATGGTGCTATATGTTTTAATGGAAAGCCATGTCCATCTGGCGGAAACTCCGGGAATCTAA is part of the Methanococcoides orientis genome and harbors:
- the pylB gene encoding methylornithine synthase PylB, yielding MFKNMDNEDLDNYAEQIIDGAQLSDDDIRRLLETQSPDEIEKLHYVARRIRDNFFGNKVFMYSFVYFSTYCKNKCTFCYYRNANEIDRYRLSVEDIRKICQVIKTEDVHMVDLTMGEDPYFHNKPERLAEFVRTVREEVGKPIMISPGVVDDDTLEMLRDNGANFLALYQETYDMELYKQLRVEQSFEGRINSRNHAKRIGYCVEDGILTEVEPDIESTIISLRGLATSDPDMVRVMTFLPQHGTPLEGKEIKDSSSELKIISILRLLYPDKLIPASLDLEGIDGMVHRLNAGANVVTSIISSNSSLEGVVNYDREHAERDRDVKSVIARLKTMGMEPAEQCEFEKLLGR
- the pylC gene encoding 3-methylornithine--L-lysine ligase PylC, whose translation is MTTICLIGGKLQGFEVNYLARKAGMDVVLIDRNEKPLIRNVVDEFYCFDIIQEPERFIDISRDVDAIIPVNENLNTLNFIRDISSKLDCPVLFDFDAYHISMDKNRSKEYFVSIGIPTPDDKPSQPPYFVKPPCESSSIGTKIIYDDSELEGIEPSMIIEEYLEGDVVSLEIIGDGKHFAVVKETKVHIDDTYDCHMITPIDHDPEFRQISYQLAANLNLKGIMDVEAIASDRGLKVLEIDARFPSQTPTAVYHSSGINLVEMLMQAFTDGVTEIEKAPEKGYCIFEHLLLKDGELIPVGEHVLSMGNSYDLFHEENGLEIFRSEGKDTVFTLISKGIDEDEVKITRSRGIAYIGQHYGL
- the pylS gene encoding pyrrolysine--tRNA(Pyl) ligase encodes the protein MEKQLLDVLVGLNGVWLSRSGLLHGIRDFDITRNHIHIETECGARFTVRNSRSSRSARSLRNNKYRKPCKRCRPSDEQINRFVKKTFKERGQTVSVFSTKKPTPKKPKQAVVKSVSVSTPTPTTASEAAPATPENKGAKDNNKPEVKYSPSQIERLKTLMAPDDKIPVQGELPEFKDLEKELIQRRRNDLISMYEEDREDRLGKLERTITAFFVERGFLEIKSPIMIPFEYVERMGIDKDDHLYKQIFRVGDNMCLRPMLAPCLYNYLRKLDKVLPDPIRIFEIGPCYRKESDGSRHLEEFTMLNFCQMGSNCTREELEGIISEFLEYLGIEYQIEADDCMVYGDTIDIMHGDLELSSAVVGPIPLDREWGVNKPWIGAGFGLERLLKVKHDYTNIRRASRSELYYNGINTNL